The stretch of DNA TGCACCTTGGCTAATAGCAAGTCTGCAAAGAAGCGCGCACTTCAGTCTGAGAAGCGTCGCCAGCACAACGCAAGCCGTGGCTCAATGCTACGTACTTACGTAAAAAAAGTAATTGCTGCAATTAATGCAGGCGACCACGAAGCAGCTACTGCCGCTTTCGTAACAGCACAACCACTTGTTGACCGTATGGCGACTAAAGGTCTTATTCACAAGAAT from Shewanella sp. Choline-02u-19 encodes:
- the rpsT gene encoding 30S ribosomal protein S20, whose translation is MANSKSAKKRALQSEKRRQHNASRGSMLRTYVKKVIAAINAGDHEAATAAFVTAQPLVDRMATKGLIHKNKAARYKSRLNTKIKALAA